A single region of the Malus sylvestris chromosome 8, drMalSylv7.2, whole genome shotgun sequence genome encodes:
- the LOC126630950 gene encoding cyclin-A2-2-like, protein MNKENANAAEVEDPNVRITRARSKAFGASSEELSSSKLFIKQDQKRGLRAISKRAASDENKASAIANVGLQHKRRAVLKDVGNITSENSYVNCTDASQIQTNKQARRGLGKNVKVASSVSEAIPIVQDDVKAKLAEELSKIRVAEPLEPTLPKEPVPQGMNHTLGQHKGADLMLTILAPAESAELWNPQKKEEYMVGEIVGSSNVLDIVNIDSNLKEPLACSLYASDIYSNICLTEVARRLSTDYMERLQRDITPSMRGILIDWLVEVSEEYKLVPDTLYLTVNLIDRFLSQNYVEKQRLQLLGVTCMLIASKYEEICAPRVEEFCIITDNTYSREEVLKMESQVLNFMHFQLSVPTIKTFLRRFVHAAQASYKVPCVELELLANYLAELALVEYGFLKFLPSLIAASAVFLARWTLNQSDHPWNPTLEHYTSYKTSQLKTTVVALEDLQLNTTGCLLNSIREKYKHQKFKSVATLTSKQQVVHSFKDQ, encoded by the exons ATGAATAAGGAAAATGCAAATGCTGCCGAAGTTGAAGACCCTAATGTCCGAATCACAAGAGCACGGTCTAAAGCCTTTGGCGCATCCAGTGAGGAACTCTCCTCCTCGAAACTTTTCATTAAACAAGATCAGAAGCGTGGTCTTCGAGCGATTTCCAAAAGAGCAGCATCAGATGAGAACAAAGCATCTGCAATTGCTAATGTTGGCTTGCAGCATAAAAGAAGGGCAGTGCTTAAGGATGTAGGAAACATCACCTCTGAAAATTCATACGTTAATTGCACTGATGCATCTCAGATTCAG ACTAACAAGCAGGCTAGAAGAGGACTTGGAAAGAATGTTAAGGTGGCCTCATCTGTCTCTGAAGCAATTCCAATAGTTCAAGACGACGTAAAAGCAAAGTTAGCTGAGGAATTATCCAAAATAAGGGTGGCAGAACCCTTAGAGCCCACTCTGCCAAAAGAGCCAGTACCCCAGGGTATGAATCATACCTTGGGACAACATAAAGGAGCAGATTTAATGCTTACAATACTGGCTCCCGCCGAATCTGCTGAACTTTGGAACCCTCAAAAGAAAG AAGAATATATGGTCGGGGAGATAGTGGGATCTTCAAATGTCCTGGACATCGTGAATATTGACTCAAACTTAAAGGAACCTCTAGCGTGCAGCTTGTATGCCTCTGATATTTACAGCAATATCTGCCTGACAGAG GTAGCGCGAAGACTTTCAACTGATTATATGGAAAGATTGCAGCGGGATATCACTCCCAGCATGCGAGGAATTTTGATTGATTGGCTTGTGGAG GTTTCTGAAGAATATAAGCTGGTTCCAGATACACTTTACCTCACAGTAAATCTCATTGATCGGTTTCTCTCTCAAAATTATGTTGAAAAGCAAAGGCTCCAGCTGCTTGGAGTCACTTGCATGTTAATTGCCTC GAAGTATGAAGAAATATGTGCACCGCGAGTGGAAGAATTTTGCATCATCACAGACAATACTTACTCAAGAGAGGAG GTATTAAAAATGGAGAGTCAAGTTCTAAATTTCATGCATTTCCAGTTATCCGTTCCCACCATAAAAACATTTCTTAG GAGGTTCGTTCATGCAGCTCAAGCATCTTATAAG GTTCCTTGTGTTGAACTGGAGTTATTGGCAAATTATTTAGCAGAATTGGCTCTTGTTGAATACGGCTTCCTGAAGTTCCTACCTTCCCTCATAGCAGCCTCTGCTGTGTTCCTCGCCAGATGGACGCTCAATCAGTCAGACCATCCATGG AACCCTACTTTAGAGCACTACACCTCGTACAAAACTTCACAGCTCAAAACTACAGTTGTTGCACTGGAAGATTTGCAATTGAACACGACTGGTTGCCTCCTAAATTCAATTCGTGAGAAGTATAAACACCAGAAG TTCAAGTCTGTGGCTACATTGACCTCCAAACAACAGGTGGTTCACTCTTTCAAAGATCAATAA
- the LOC126630949 gene encoding serine/threonine protein phosphatase 2A 57 kDa regulatory subunit B' kappa isoform-like, whose product MLKQFLSKLPRKALKSDERPESPRTNTPRSGSRTGPSGLGGGTPRSNGANSSGPGKANAPKRMSSAVFPASVVAGIEPLVPFKDVPTSEKMNLFVSKVSLCCVTFDFTDPTKNSIEKDVKRQTLLELVDFVATGSMRFSEPAILATCRMCAINLFRVFPPNYRSRSNGGAGENDDDEPMFDPAWPHLQIVYELLLKFVTSSCLDAKIAKKYVDHLFILRLLELFDSEDPRERDCLKTILHRIYGKFMVHRPFIRKAINNIFYRFLFETERHNGVAELLEIFGSIISGFALPLKEEHRVFLWRVLIPLHKPKNLGSYFQQLSYCVTQFIEKEPKLASVVIKGLLKYWPITSSQKEVMFLGELEEILESVNMMEFQKIMAPLFCRIACCINSSHFQVAERVLFFWNNDNIVTLIAHNRQVILPIILPALERNSHNHWNQAVLNLSLNVRKMFVEMDEQLFLSSHAHFMEEEAKQSSAAKKRKEAWERLENAASLQPVTGNTAVLVTPIATSITC is encoded by the exons ATGCTCAAGCAATTTCTCAGTAAACTGCCGCGGAAGGCCTTGAAATCCGACGAGAGGCCGGAGTCGCCGCGGACGAACACGCCCCGCTCCGGGAGCCGGACTGGGCCGTCTGGCCTCGGCGGGGGCACCCCTCGATCCAACGGTGCAAATAGCTCGGGCCCGGGTAAAGCGAATGCCCCGAAACGCATGTCGTCTGCGGTGTTTCCGGCTAGCGTGGTGGCCGGAATCGAGCCTCTGGTGCCGTTCAAGGACGTGCCGACGTCGGAGAAGATGAACCTCTTCGTTAGCAAGGTGAGCCTTTGTTGCGTAACGTTTGATTTTACGGACCCAACTAAGAATTCGATAGAGAAAGATGTTAAGAGGCAGACATTGCTCGAACTTGTGGACTTTGTTGCAACTGGGTCGATGAGATTCAGCGAGCCTGCCATCTTAGCAACCTGTAGAATGTGTGCCATTAATCTGTTCAGAGTTTTCCCGCCAAATTACCGGTCGCGTTCCAACGGTGGGGCGGGTGAGAACGATGATGATGAGCCCATGTTCGACCCCGCCTGGCCGCATTTGCAGATTGTGTATGAATTGCTGCTTAAATTCGTGACTTCTTCATGTCTGGACGCGAAGATTGCAAAGAAGTATGTAGaccatttgtttattttgaggTTGCTTGAGTTGTTTGATTCCGAGGATCCTAGGGAGAGAGATTGTTTGAAGACCATTCTGCATAGGATTTATGGCAAGTTCATGGTTCATAGGCCATTTATTCGCAAGGCTATCAACAATATATTCTATCGCTTTTTGTTTGAGACAGAGAGACATAATGGGGTTGCTGAGTTGCTGGAGATATTTGGGAGTATTATTAGCGGGTTTGCGTTGCCCTTGAAAGAGGAGCACAGGGTATTCTTGTGGAGGGTTTTGATTCCTCTGCATAAGCCGAAGAATCTGGGGTCTTACTTCCAACAGTTGTCCTATTGCGTCACGCAGTTTATAGAGAAGGAGCCGAAGTTGGCTAGTGTTGTTATAAAGGGTTTGTTGAAATATTGGCCGATAACAAGTAGTCAGAAAGAGGTGATGTTCTTGGGTGAGttagaagagattttggaatCGGTTAACATGATGGAATTTCAGAAGATCATGGCCCCCTTGTTCTGCCGGATAGCATGCTGCATTAACAGTTCCCACTTCCAG GTAGCTGAAAGGGTCCTGTTCTTTTGGAACAACGACAACATTGTCACCTTAATTGCGCATAATCGTCAAGTAATTCTGCCAATCATTTTACCGGCCTTGGAGAGGAACTCCCATAACCACTGGAACCAAGCAGTTCTGAATTTATCTTTAAATGTCCGAAAGATGTTTGTGGAGATGGATGAGCAGCTATTCCTCTCCAGCCATGCCCACTTCATGGAGGAAGAAGCAAAGCAAAGCTCGGCAGCCAAGAAGCGAAAGGAAGCATGGGAACGGTTAGAGAATGCAGCTAGTCTCCAGCCAGTAACCGGAAACACTGCTGTTCTGGTAACGCCTATAGCAACCTCAATCACCTGTTAA